From the genome of Gracilimonas sp., one region includes:
- a CDS encoding metallophosphoesterase, translating into MDFKQHVFISDVHLGAFSSETNKQIEQDLIALIQFCEEKHIKIHILGDLFDYWMEYPEKGFVPDLGKNVLDAFEDYNKNVSPALFITGNHDNWTFGHFEERGFELESNFRLVEINEKRFLLMHGDGVAANKIDFPRAAFHRLLRNPTFVSTYQKILSPETGLATMKMFSSLTRRRNNHNPEPLNRQAKKIFERHNLDFIISGHDHVPRVETFSRGDYINLGTFFNHRTLALYNKDGMQLVKWKAASKFFLPFEGNN; encoded by the coding sequence ATGGATTTCAAGCAGCACGTTTTCATATCAGACGTACACCTGGGTGCTTTCTCTTCTGAAACGAATAAACAAATTGAGCAGGACTTAATTGCCTTAATTCAATTTTGCGAAGAAAAGCATATTAAAATTCACATTCTGGGCGACCTTTTTGATTATTGGATGGAATATCCTGAGAAAGGTTTTGTGCCTGATTTGGGCAAAAATGTGTTAGATGCTTTTGAAGACTACAACAAGAATGTTTCCCCTGCCCTCTTCATTACCGGAAATCACGATAACTGGACCTTCGGGCATTTTGAAGAACGAGGTTTTGAACTGGAATCCAATTTCCGTCTAGTTGAAATAAATGAAAAACGATTTCTGTTGATGCATGGAGATGGAGTGGCTGCTAACAAAATTGATTTCCCAAGAGCTGCTTTTCACCGGCTTCTTAGAAACCCAACTTTTGTAAGCACCTATCAGAAAATACTTTCTCCTGAAACCGGCTTGGCCACCATGAAAATGTTTTCATCGCTCACAAGAAGAAGAAACAATCATAATCCGGAGCCGCTAAACAGGCAGGCTAAGAAAATATTTGAACGCCATAATCTAGATTTTATAATAAGTGGTCATGATCATGTACCAAGAGTGGAAACATTTTCCCGTGGAGACTATATAAATCTGGGAACATTTTTTAACCATCGGACACTGGCTTTGTATAACAAAGATGGAATGCAACTCGTTAAGTGGAAGGCGGCATCAAAATTTTTTTTACCTTTCGAGGGAAATAATTGA
- a CDS encoding polyprenyl synthetase family protein, giving the protein MIDNQELEQINSETVTRKTLKEITAPVSENLSEFRSFFKETIQSDVFLLDQIINYLLRQKGKELRPTLVFMSANLFGEINQRSYIAATMIELLHTATLIHDDVVDEANSRRGFVSINKIWKNKAGVLLGDYLLSKGLLIALENKEHNLLEVQSRAVQKMSEGELRQLKTAGLFNMTEERYFQIISEKTASLISTCCECGAVSVTDDEEVHQKMSDIGMWIGIAFQIRDDLFDYGVYDVGKPTRNDIQERKVTLPLIKAFEHASKKDAAHIRALMKKRKKSSKNVDDIVEFVHSNGGMEYAKQSMYDYANKAIDGLKSLPDSSAKQDFADLIHFVITRKK; this is encoded by the coding sequence ATGATTGATAACCAAGAGTTAGAACAGATAAATTCGGAGACCGTTACCCGCAAGACTTTGAAAGAAATTACAGCCCCTGTTTCCGAAAACTTGTCGGAATTCAGGAGTTTTTTTAAAGAAACCATTCAATCGGATGTTTTTTTACTCGACCAAATAATCAACTACCTGTTGCGGCAAAAGGGCAAAGAGCTTCGCCCAACTCTTGTTTTTATGAGTGCCAATTTATTCGGGGAAATCAATCAGCGAAGTTATATCGCTGCAACCATGATCGAGCTTTTGCACACCGCAACCCTGATCCATGATGACGTAGTTGATGAAGCCAATAGCCGCCGGGGATTTGTAAGTATCAATAAGATTTGGAAGAACAAGGCAGGTGTACTGTTAGGTGATTATTTACTGTCAAAAGGCTTACTGATAGCGCTCGAGAATAAAGAGCATAATCTTTTAGAGGTTCAGTCACGGGCGGTGCAAAAAATGAGTGAGGGTGAATTAAGACAGCTGAAAACAGCGGGCTTATTTAACATGACTGAAGAACGGTACTTCCAGATCATTTCCGAAAAAACCGCCAGCCTGATTTCTACTTGTTGTGAGTGCGGTGCGGTTTCTGTTACCGATGATGAAGAGGTTCACCAAAAAATGAGTGATATCGGAATGTGGATTGGAATTGCTTTTCAGATTCGGGACGATCTTTTTGATTATGGCGTATATGATGTCGGCAAGCCAACCCGAAATGATATTCAGGAAAGGAAAGTTACCCTTCCATTAATAAAGGCCTTTGAACATGCGTCGAAAAAAGACGCGGCTCACATTCGGGCACTGATGAAAAAACGAAAAAAATCATCTAAGAATGTGGATGACATAGTTGAATTTGTCCATTCAAATGGAGGAATGGAATATGCAAAACAGTCGATGTATGATTATGCCAATAAAGCCATTGATGGTTTAAAATCTCTTCCGGATTCATCAGCTAAACAAGATTTTGCTGATCTGATTCATTTTGTAATTACCCGGAAAAAATAA
- the pfkA gene encoding 6-phosphofructokinase, translating to MSEDLIKVKTIAVLTSGGDSPGMNAAVRAVVRAAAQSEINVYGVKHGYYGLIHDEFVKMDTHSVSNIIQRGGTILKSARSEEFRTEEGRAKAAENLKNYGIDALVVIGGDGTFTGANKLSKEHGINVVGVPATIDNDIIGTDETIGYDSALNTALEAIDKIRDTADAHERMFLVEVMGRDTGFIALETSIASGAEIALLPEELTNVEEVKRQLNNMLKEQRRSSLIVVAEGDETGGAIKLAEKIKDDFSQYDMRVCILGHIQRGGAPTARDRVLASRLGAAAVKVLLEGHSEVMVGIVNNSLKITPMRVAISKKKELDHTLIELAKILR from the coding sequence ATGTCCGAAGATTTAATTAAAGTTAAAACTATTGCAGTTTTGACAAGTGGAGGGGACTCTCCCGGAATGAACGCAGCTGTTCGGGCTGTGGTCAGAGCTGCCGCACAATCTGAAATTAATGTATATGGAGTTAAGCACGGCTACTATGGTTTGATTCACGATGAATTTGTAAAAATGGACACCCATTCTGTGTCAAATATTATTCAGCGCGGTGGAACCATTTTGAAATCAGCGCGCTCTGAAGAATTCCGTACAGAAGAGGGCAGAGCTAAAGCTGCTGAAAACTTAAAAAATTACGGTATTGATGCGCTCGTGGTAATCGGAGGAGATGGAACATTTACCGGTGCTAATAAACTCAGTAAAGAGCACGGAATTAACGTAGTTGGAGTTCCTGCTACTATTGATAATGATATCATTGGAACAGACGAAACGATTGGATACGACTCTGCACTGAATACAGCTCTTGAAGCTATTGATAAAATCCGGGATACTGCTGATGCCCATGAGCGGATGTTTCTGGTTGAGGTGATGGGACGTGATACCGGATTTATTGCTCTTGAAACAAGTATTGCCAGTGGCGCTGAAATTGCCCTTCTTCCTGAAGAACTTACAAATGTAGAGGAGGTAAAGCGTCAACTTAATAATATGCTGAAAGAGCAACGCCGAAGCAGCCTCATAGTTGTTGCAGAGGGCGATGAAACTGGAGGGGCGATTAAGCTTGCTGAAAAAATTAAAGACGATTTCTCACAATATGATATGCGTGTTTGTATCTTGGGCCACATACAACGAGGTGGTGCTCCAACAGCGCGTGATCGTGTTTTGGCCAGCCGATTGGGGGCAGCAGCCGTAAAAGTGTTACTTGAAGGTCACAGCGAAGTGATGGTAGGGATAGTCAATAACTCATTGAAGATTACACCTATGCGAGTTGCAATTTCCAAAAAGAAAGAATTAGACCACACATTAATTGAACTAGCAAAAATACTAAGGTAG
- a CDS encoding glucose-6-phosphate isomerase: protein MINCDISFARKFIQDDAYLKARKKADTALEQLKNKTGPGSEWLGWRDLLADPNDAEIEHLGSLGDEIRSKADIFIVCGIGGSYLGAKAVIDALSPHFGSKGPEIIYAGHHMGGKYLEQLLKYLKTPKENGEPKNIYLNVISKSGSTLETALAFRMLRELLEEMYGEDSSKRIICTTSKTGGLLNKLIDKKGYRKFIIPEDVGGRYSVLTPVGLLPIAVSGIDIRTLFYGAVSAYNAYEDNAEDLLEYAALRNAIHESGKTIDVFATFEPELTSLGGWIQQLLGESEGKQGKGIFPTVATFSTDLHSLGQFIQQGKRSLMETFIIVEKPFSKLEVNELEGNDDELNYLAGKSFHEINTKAREGTTEAHFEGDVPIVKISMSALNAENIGKLIYFFELLTGIFVYSLGVNPFNQPGVEDYKKAMYRLLGK from the coding sequence ATGATCAATTGTGATATAAGTTTTGCCCGAAAATTCATTCAGGATGATGCGTATTTAAAGGCTCGGAAAAAAGCAGATACAGCACTGGAACAACTGAAGAATAAGACCGGACCTGGCTCAGAGTGGTTGGGTTGGCGTGACTTACTAGCAGATCCAAATGATGCAGAAATTGAACATCTGGGTTCTTTGGGTGATGAAATACGTTCTAAAGCAGACATTTTTATTGTATGTGGAATTGGCGGTTCTTATTTGGGTGCAAAGGCTGTGATCGATGCGCTGTCTCCACATTTTGGCAGCAAAGGGCCAGAGATAATATATGCTGGTCATCATATGGGAGGGAAATATCTTGAACAGCTTCTGAAATATTTGAAGACCCCAAAGGAGAATGGCGAACCTAAAAACATCTACTTGAATGTAATTTCAAAATCCGGCTCAACCCTTGAGACCGCTCTTGCTTTTAGAATGCTCCGCGAGCTTTTAGAAGAAATGTATGGAGAGGATTCTTCGAAACGTATCATTTGCACTACCAGTAAAACAGGTGGACTTCTAAATAAGCTGATTGATAAAAAAGGATACCGGAAGTTTATAATTCCTGAAGATGTGGGAGGAAGGTACTCGGTACTCACACCAGTAGGCTTGCTACCTATTGCTGTTTCAGGAATTGATATACGTACTCTGTTTTATGGAGCTGTATCAGCTTATAATGCCTACGAAGATAATGCTGAAGATCTTCTGGAATATGCTGCGCTCAGAAATGCTATTCACGAGTCTGGAAAAACGATCGATGTTTTTGCAACGTTTGAGCCTGAATTAACCTCATTGGGCGGATGGATACAGCAGCTTCTGGGAGAAAGTGAAGGGAAACAGGGTAAAGGTATTTTCCCGACAGTTGCTACTTTTTCTACTGATTTGCATAGCCTTGGTCAGTTTATTCAGCAGGGTAAACGAAGCCTGATGGAAACATTTATCATTGTTGAAAAGCCTTTTTCTAAACTTGAAGTAAATGAGCTGGAAGGCAACGACGATGAGCTGAATTATTTGGCTGGCAAGTCATTTCATGAAATTAATACTAAAGCCAGGGAAGGAACAACAGAAGCACATTTCGAAGGTGATGTCCCCATTGTGAAGATTTCAATGTCAGCTTTAAATGCTGAAAACATTGGAAAGCTGATTTATTTCTTCGAGCTTTTAACCGGAATATTTGTGTATAGTTTAGGGGTTAATCCATTCAACCAGCCAGGCGTGGAAGACTATAAAAAAGCGATGTACCGTCTGCTTGGTAAATAA
- a CDS encoding deoxynucleoside kinase, translated as MDQENKSKYVAVAGNIGAGKSSLTGLLAKHFNWEAFYESVDDNPYLQDFYEDMRRWSFNLQIYFLSSRFRHQKEMLNDDVNLIQDRTIYEDVEIFAKNLHNMNLMSDRDFANYEALFNEMSYYLRPPDLLIYLRAQVPTLVKQIQQRGRDYENTIRIEYLERLNNLYEDWIGRYPHEKLIIDTDDLDFVNNEEDLGKVIDLIDQRMFGLFN; from the coding sequence ATGGATCAGGAAAATAAATCAAAATATGTAGCGGTAGCCGGGAATATTGGTGCCGGGAAGTCATCATTAACTGGATTGCTGGCAAAGCATTTTAATTGGGAAGCATTTTACGAATCGGTGGATGATAACCCTTATCTCCAGGATTTTTATGAAGACATGCGACGCTGGAGTTTTAATCTTCAGATTTACTTTTTGTCAAGCCGGTTTCGTCACCAGAAAGAAATGCTGAATGATGATGTCAACTTAATTCAGGACAGGACTATTTATGAAGACGTGGAGATTTTTGCCAAGAATCTTCACAACATGAATCTGATGAGTGACCGGGATTTTGCCAACTATGAAGCGCTCTTTAATGAAATGAGTTATTACCTGCGTCCGCCAGACTTATTGATCTATTTACGTGCGCAGGTTCCCACTTTGGTGAAGCAAATTCAGCAGCGGGGAAGGGATTATGAGAACACGATACGGATTGAATATTTAGAGCGATTGAATAATCTTTACGAAGACTGGATAGGACGTTATCCCCATGAAAAACTCATTATTGACACCGATGACCTCGATTTTGTGAATAATGAAGAGGATTTAGGGAAGGTAATTGATCTGATTGACCAGCGAATGTTTGGTTTATTTAATTGA
- a CDS encoding DUF177 domain-containing protein encodes MLKFKIFEIPEEQSEKNLDLSSEELDLGDITFKGGSLHIDFYRTMQFVRTQFTIDAKVELVCDRSLDAFDYNVKQDYEVLFKAEEIEESADENGAVRNYDHASKQIDLEQDVRDTILLNLPTKKLHPRFLDEDGNPKEVLNEKFGDIPEEDEEKIDPRWEKLKELKD; translated from the coding sequence ATGCTTAAGTTTAAGATCTTTGAAATACCTGAAGAACAAAGTGAGAAAAACCTCGATCTGAGCTCAGAAGAGCTGGATTTAGGAGACATCACTTTTAAAGGTGGTTCTTTACATATTGATTTTTATCGCACCATGCAGTTTGTTCGCACTCAATTTACCATTGATGCGAAGGTAGAACTGGTATGTGACCGATCTCTTGATGCATTCGATTATAATGTAAAACAAGACTATGAGGTGCTTTTCAAAGCTGAGGAAATTGAAGAATCAGCGGATGAAAATGGAGCGGTAAGAAACTATGATCATGCAAGCAAGCAAATAGATTTAGAGCAGGATGTTAGAGATACCATTTTGCTGAATCTCCCAACAAAGAAATTACATCCCCGCTTTCTGGACGAAGACGGAAATCCAAAGGAAGTTCTGAATGAGAAATTCGGTGATATTCCTGAAGAAGACGAAGAAAAAATCGATCCGCGGTGGGAAAAATTGAAAGAATTAAAAGATTAA
- the rpmF gene encoding 50S ribosomal protein L32, protein MAHPKRRTSKARRNKRRAHHAISDVNLAKCSNCGALHRYHHACAECGYYRGRQVMKAAN, encoded by the coding sequence ATGGCACATCCAAAACGAAGAACGTCAAAAGCCCGCAGAAATAAGCGTCGTGCACACCACGCAATTTCTGATGTAAATCTAGCTAAATGTTCTAACTGCGGAGCTCTCCATCGCTACCACCATGCATGTGCAGAGTGTGGTTATTATCGCGGCCGTCAGGTAATGAAAGCAGCTAACTAA
- the plsX gene encoding phosphate acyltransferase PlsX — MIVAVDAAGGDYYPKNPVEGALQAVKENSDLTVLLVGPKAQIDKELANHDYDEKRVLVHDAPQVIGMEESPAQAVKTKQQSSIVVGVGLHKTGKCDAFVSAGNTGALLAASMFGLGKLEGVLRPTIAAYFPTIKGFRLLVDAGANLEIKPEAAVQFAKMGQIYCQQILKIDNPKVGLLNVGEEEGKGTDLLKEIHTELKNHKNFIGNVEGKDILPGKADVFLCDGLVGNIILKFGESIPEIVQQMIGGAVQEMGLSKEEIGQIQKVLHTALSSFNYENVGGIPFLGVNGVSIVGHGGSSPLAIKNMIKSAVQTVEHDVNGKIVASLN, encoded by the coding sequence ATGATTGTTGCAGTAGATGCAGCCGGTGGAGATTATTATCCTAAGAATCCTGTAGAAGGGGCGCTTCAGGCCGTTAAAGAAAATAGTGACCTCACTGTTCTTCTTGTTGGTCCGAAAGCTCAGATAGATAAGGAACTCGCTAACCATGATTATGATGAAAAGCGGGTTCTTGTTCATGATGCTCCTCAGGTTATTGGGATGGAAGAATCTCCAGCGCAGGCTGTAAAAACAAAGCAACAATCCTCTATTGTAGTTGGTGTTGGCCTTCATAAAACCGGAAAGTGTGATGCATTTGTAAGTGCTGGTAATACCGGTGCTTTACTTGCGGCATCCATGTTTGGGCTGGGGAAGCTGGAGGGAGTGCTCCGTCCAACCATCGCTGCCTATTTCCCAACTATTAAAGGTTTTCGCCTGTTGGTTGATGCCGGTGCAAATCTTGAAATAAAGCCTGAAGCAGCTGTTCAGTTTGCTAAAATGGGACAAATCTACTGCCAGCAAATTCTGAAGATTGACAACCCTAAAGTTGGTCTTCTCAATGTTGGGGAAGAAGAGGGGAAAGGCACCGATCTCCTCAAAGAAATTCACACTGAGCTGAAAAATCATAAAAACTTTATTGGTAATGTAGAAGGCAAGGATATTCTTCCCGGCAAAGCCGACGTATTTTTATGTGATGGCTTGGTTGGTAATATTATTCTGAAATTTGGAGAGTCGATCCCGGAAATCGTTCAGCAAATGATCGGTGGAGCAGTACAGGAAATGGGACTTTCCAAAGAAGAAATCGGACAAATTCAAAAAGTATTACATACTGCTTTATCATCATTTAATTATGAAAATGTGGGCGGTATCCCTTTCTTAGGCGTAAATGGAGTGAGCATTGTCGGACACGGAGGAAGCTCGCCCCTCGCTATTAAAAATATGATCAAAAGTGCTGTTCAAACCGTTGAACATGATGTGAATGGCAAAATCGTAGCATCTCTAAACTGA
- a CDS encoding beta-ketoacyl-ACP synthase III: protein MEVKRAKITSVGHYLPEDRMTNKDLEKLVDTNDEWIRTRTGIEERRILKDPDKATAFMGAEAAKEVLENRGISADEIDLIIVATVTPDYLFPATACLVQEKIGAKNAFAFDLSAACSGFLYALSTGAMYIESGRAKKVLVIGTDKMSSILDFTDRTTCILFGDGAGAVLLEESEDGTGIIDQKHYTEGDSECSLYQPAGGSRNPASEETVKSGMHYLQQDGRAVFKKATMGMADVSLEIMERNNLDPEDVAWLVPHQANMRIIDATARRMGLSNEKVMININKYGNTTAATIPLCLYDWKDKLNHGDNIVLAAFGGGFTWGAIYLTWGMK, encoded by the coding sequence ATGGAAGTAAAACGAGCAAAAATTACATCGGTAGGACATTATCTGCCTGAAGATCGAATGACTAACAAAGATCTTGAAAAACTGGTAGATACCAATGATGAATGGATTAGGACACGAACAGGAATTGAAGAACGCCGAATTTTAAAAGACCCTGATAAAGCAACGGCTTTTATGGGGGCTGAGGCAGCTAAAGAAGTCTTAGAAAATCGGGGAATCTCAGCGGATGAGATTGATCTTATTATCGTTGCCACGGTAACTCCTGATTATTTATTTCCTGCAACTGCTTGTTTGGTTCAGGAGAAAATTGGTGCAAAAAATGCTTTCGCTTTTGACTTATCGGCTGCTTGTTCGGGTTTCCTTTACGCTTTAAGTACGGGTGCCATGTATATTGAATCTGGCCGTGCCAAAAAAGTATTGGTGATTGGAACAGATAAAATGAGTTCGATCCTCGACTTTACTGATCGCACAACGTGTATTTTATTTGGCGATGGAGCAGGTGCTGTTCTGTTGGAAGAGTCTGAAGATGGAACGGGAATCATAGATCAAAAACATTATACAGAAGGCGATTCTGAATGCAGCCTTTACCAGCCAGCAGGGGGTAGCAGAAATCCTGCTTCCGAAGAAACTGTAAAAAGTGGAATGCACTATCTGCAGCAAGATGGTCGTGCTGTTTTCAAAAAAGCAACGATGGGGATGGCTGATGTTTCCCTCGAAATCATGGAGCGCAATAATCTTGATCCAGAAGACGTAGCCTGGTTGGTTCCACATCAGGCCAACATGAGGATTATTGATGCTACAGCCCGCCGAATGGGACTTTCGAATGAGAAAGTAATGATCAATATTAATAAATATGGAAATACAACAGCGGCTACAATTCCGCTTTGTTTGTATGATTGGAAAGATAAATTGAATCATGGCGACAATATCGTTCTGGCCGCTTTTGGTGGAGGATTTACGTGGGGCGCTATTTATTTAACCTGGGGGATGAAGTAA
- the fabD gene encoding ACP S-malonyltransferase has translation MSTAYLFPGQGSQFVGMGEELFDSNPHAAKYFDNANDILGIDLKSIMFEGPQEKLTQTEFTQPAIFLHSVALFKTLGANPDMVAGHSLGEFSALVACGAVSFEDALKIVRRRGELMQKAGTDNPGTMAAVIGMDDEVVEKVCMQATEESGKEVIAANYNCPGQLVISGYQEAVEKAVELAKENGARMAKLLPVSGAFHSSLMQPAYDGLKDQLEKLAISETNCPIYSNYTAEATTDPEEIRLNLLNQLLNPVRWTQTLNNMSSNGADSFVEVGPGKVLQGLVKRTLKDVEISGHQ, from the coding sequence ATGAGTACCGCCTATTTATTTCCGGGACAAGGGTCACAGTTTGTTGGAATGGGAGAAGAGTTGTTTGACTCAAACCCGCATGCAGCAAAATATTTCGATAACGCTAACGATATTTTAGGCATCGACCTTAAAAGTATTATGTTTGAAGGGCCACAGGAAAAGTTGACTCAAACTGAGTTTACTCAACCCGCCATTTTTCTTCATTCTGTAGCGTTGTTTAAGACATTGGGTGCAAATCCAGACATGGTTGCCGGGCATAGCCTGGGTGAGTTTTCTGCATTGGTAGCTTGTGGAGCCGTTTCATTTGAAGACGCGCTTAAAATAGTCCGTCGCAGAGGCGAGCTGATGCAAAAAGCCGGAACGGATAATCCGGGGACGATGGCAGCTGTTATTGGAATGGACGATGAAGTAGTAGAAAAAGTATGTATGCAAGCTACGGAAGAATCAGGAAAGGAAGTTATTGCTGCAAATTATAACTGTCCCGGTCAGTTGGTGATTTCGGGATATCAGGAAGCAGTAGAAAAAGCGGTAGAGCTTGCTAAAGAAAATGGAGCAAGAATGGCAAAATTGTTACCTGTAAGTGGAGCCTTTCATTCCTCTTTAATGCAGCCGGCTTACGACGGTTTAAAAGATCAACTGGAGAAATTGGCCATCAGCGAAACAAATTGTCCGATTTACAGTAATTACACAGCTGAGGCCACCACTGATCCCGAAGAAATAAGATTAAATTTGTTGAACCAGTTGTTGAATCCGGTTCGCTGGACTCAAACCCTGAACAACATGAGTTCTAACGGAGCAGATTCTTTTGTAGAAGTTGGTCCTGGAAAAGTTCTTCAGGGCTTGGTAAAAAGAACATTGAAAGACGTAGAAATTTCAGGACATCAATAA
- the fabG gene encoding 3-oxoacyl-[acyl-carrier-protein] reductase has translation MSLSLEGKTCLVTGGSRGIGRAIALKLADFGADVAITYARSADAAEEVKAEIEAKGRKAKALQADAVNFERAEEVINEIVNDWEKLDVIVNNAGITKDNLILRMSEEQWDDVITTNLKSIFNYSKAAAKPMMRNRGGSIINISSVVGISGNAGQSNYAASKAGIIGFTKSYAKELASRNIRANVIAPGYILTDMTGELDEKVLEGIKAETPLGRAGEADEVADAVVFLSSDMSSYITGEVIRVDGGMAM, from the coding sequence ATGAGTTTATCATTAGAAGGAAAAACCTGTTTGGTAACCGGAGGAAGCCGGGGAATAGGAAGAGCCATTGCGCTTAAACTGGCTGATTTCGGAGCCGATGTAGCTATAACTTATGCACGCTCAGCTGATGCGGCAGAAGAAGTAAAAGCAGAAATTGAGGCAAAAGGAAGAAAAGCAAAAGCACTTCAGGCAGATGCCGTAAATTTTGAACGTGCTGAAGAAGTGATTAATGAAATTGTGAATGACTGGGAAAAGCTGGATGTAATTGTAAACAATGCCGGCATCACTAAAGATAATCTCATTCTTCGCATGAGCGAAGAGCAGTGGGATGATGTAATTACTACAAACCTGAAGAGTATTTTTAACTACTCAAAAGCGGCGGCCAAACCCATGATGAGGAATCGTGGCGGATCAATTATCAATATAAGTTCTGTAGTAGGGATCTCAGGAAACGCCGGGCAAAGTAATTATGCTGCATCAAAAGCAGGTATTATTGGGTTCACAAAATCTTATGCTAAAGAACTGGCATCCCGAAATATTCGTGCAAATGTTATTGCTCCGGGATATATTCTCACCGACATGACTGGTGAGCTTGACGAAAAAGTTTTAGAAGGCATCAAAGCTGAAACTCCGCTGGGAAGAGCCGGCGAAGCTGATGAAGTAGCTGATGCCGTAGTATTTCTGTCATCAGACATGAGTTCATACATTACAGGAGAAGTAATTCGTGTGGATGGCGGTATGGCAATGTAA
- a CDS encoding acyl carrier protein — MSQDVESKVKAIIVDKLGVDESEVAADANFTNDLGADSLDTVELIMEFEKEFDLSIPDEDAENIATVGDAVSYLSGKLS, encoded by the coding sequence ATGTCACAAGACGTAGAATCAAAAGTAAAAGCTATCATTGTAGATAAACTTGGTGTAGATGAATCAGAAGTAGCAGCTGATGCAAACTTCACTAATGATCTTGGAGCCGATTCTCTGGATACGGTAGAATTGATCATGGAATTCGAAAAAGAATTCGATCTCAGTATTCCTGACGAAGACGCTGAAAACATCGCCACTGTAGGAGATGCCGTTAGCTATCTTTCAGGAAAACTTTCTTAA
- the fabF gene encoding beta-ketoacyl-ACP synthase II codes for MSTRRVVVTGIGAFTPIGKSAPDFWNGLVSGKNGVRPVEHFDTTDFATKFAAQIEDYDYSNYFDRKEARRLDKVAQYALIASGEALEDSKLDLEKINKDEVAVLVGTGIGGMETFYEQSISFHEHGPRGVSPFFIPMLIPDIVSGQISIRYGFRGPNYCAVSACATGSHNIGLAYDTIKYGQADYAVAGGTEAPVTRIGISGFNSMKAMSTRNDSPETASRPFDKDRDGFVLGEGAGIFILESLDSALDRGARIYGEIKGYGFSADAHHITAPDPDGNGVILSMTKAMKAAGIKPEDVDHINMHGTSTPLGDIAETNTIKKVFGDHAKKINLNSTKSMHGHTLGAAGAIESIAALLAIYHGMVPPTVNIENQDPECDLNYTANEAVVRDIEYALNNAFGFGGHNSTLVFKKYKD; via the coding sequence ATGAGCACTCGCAGAGTTGTAGTAACAGGTATCGGTGCCTTTACCCCTATCGGTAAAAGTGCACCGGACTTCTGGAACGGTTTAGTTTCAGGTAAAAACGGAGTCCGGCCTGTAGAACATTTTGATACAACCGACTTCGCCACAAAATTTGCTGCTCAGATTGAGGACTACGATTACTCCAATTACTTCGATCGCAAAGAAGCCCGCAGGTTAGATAAAGTAGCTCAGTATGCCCTTATCGCCTCTGGTGAAGCACTCGAAGACAGTAAACTTGATCTGGAAAAGATAAATAAGGACGAGGTTGCTGTATTGGTGGGAACCGGTATCGGTGGCATGGAAACTTTCTATGAGCAGTCGATATCTTTTCATGAGCATGGACCAAGAGGGGTTTCCCCATTTTTTATTCCTATGCTCATCCCGGATATCGTATCTGGCCAGATATCTATACGATATGGATTCAGAGGTCCGAATTACTGTGCCGTTTCTGCATGCGCTACGGGTTCTCATAACATCGGGCTGGCTTATGATACCATTAAATATGGACAGGCAGATTATGCCGTTGCTGGTGGTACTGAAGCTCCGGTTACCCGAATTGGTATTTCCGGCTTCAACAGCATGAAGGCAATGTCTACCAGAAATGATTCTCCCGAAACAGCTTCACGTCCATTCGACAAAGATCGTGATGGATTTGTATTGGGTGAGGGTGCAGGTATTTTTATTCTCGAAAGCCTGGATTCTGCACTTGATCGCGGAGCCCGTATTTATGGAGAAATCAAAGGGTACGGCTTTTCTGCTGATGCACATCACATCACTGCTCCAGATCCTGATGGAAATGGAGTAATACTGTCGATGACTAAAGCCATGAAAGCTGCAGGCATTAAGCCAGAAGACGTTGATCATATCAACATGCATGGAACTTCCACACCGTTAGGAGATATAGCTGAGACAAATACCATTAAGAAAGTATTTGGTGATCATGCGAAGAAAATAAACCTGAACTCGACTAAGAGTATGCACGGTCATACTTTGGGAGCGGCAGGGGCTATTGAATCTATCGCAGCTTTATTAGCTATTTACCATGGTATGGTTCCACCTACCGTTAATATCGAGAATCAGGATCCGGAATGTGATCTTAACTACACAGCAAATGAAGCTGTAGTTCGAGATATTGAATATGCACTTAACAATGCATTTGGGTTCGGTGGCCATAATTCAACCCTCGTATTCAAAAAGTACAAGGACTAA